In Tsukamurella tyrosinosolvens, the genomic window TGCCTCGAACGGGAAGAGATCGTGATCAGGTGTGAACTCGACATGCATGACGGAGCCTCCCTCGACGACGTGCTACAGGTGTAGCCTACGCCTGAGGCTACACCTGTAGCATGAATGCTGTGGCCGACGAAGTCAGAGATTCGCCAGCGATCGCGAGCCGGCGGGACGTGATCAGCGCTAGCGCTATCCGAATCCTCGCCAGAGAGGGAGTCCGAGCGCTGACCCATCGCGCGGTCGACGCTGCCGCAGGGTTGCCGCCAGGGTCCACGTCCCGTGTGGCCCGGACCCGCGAAGCGCTCTTGACGCTGGTCGTGAACACGCTCGCCGAACGGACTCTTACCGATTCCGATGACACCGCAGCGTCGTTGGCACGCCTTGCCGATCGCGGCAACCTCACGATCGACGAGCTTGCCGAGCTGTTGACGACACTCGTCGAATCGCTCGCTTCCCGGCGCGACGACATGCGCGCGCGGTACGCATTGATCCTCGAACTTCACAACTCGCCCACACTGCACGCGAAACTGAC contains:
- a CDS encoding TetR/AcrR family transcriptional regulator codes for the protein MADEVRDSPAIASRRDVISASAIRILAREGVRALTHRAVDAAAGLPPGSTSRVARTREALLTLVVNTLAERTLTDSDDTAASLARLADRGNLTIDELAELLTTLVESLASRRDDMRARYALILELHNSPTLHAKLTTGSEVHRTGYAVISSALDLAGLPTSSSDVDTLIRLADSLTFYRTAVDTGAPIRPVLAAFLRGLRES